Proteins found in one Amycolatopsis aidingensis genomic segment:
- a CDS encoding ABC-F family ATP-binding cassette domain-containing protein, with amino-acid sequence MITATGLELRAGSRVLLSGATLRVRPGDRIGLVGRNGAGKTTTLRVLAGESRPHAGQVSNAGEFGYLPQDPREGDLSVTARDRVLSARGLDTLLAEMIKAQTAMAELVDERERDRAIARYGRLEERFAALGGYAAESEAARICANLGLEDRILAQPLRTLSGGQRRRVELARILFTASEASAGGRSGTTLLLDEPTNHLDADSISWLRGYLRNHDGGLVVISHDVDLLADVVNKVWFLDATRGEADIYNMDWHRYLTTRADDEARRRRERANAEKKASALQRQAAKMGATATKATAAKNMARRADRLLSGLDEVRRSDKVARITFPAPAPCGRTPLTATGLSKSYGSLEIFTGVDLAIDRGSRVVVLGLNGAGKTTLLRLLGGMGTPDTGSVIPGHGLRIGYYAQEHDTLDHDDTVWHNVRHAAPDTDAQQLQNLLGAFLLTGEQLDQPAGTLSGGEKTRLALAGLVSSAANVLLLDEPTNNLDPASREQVLDALRSYTGAVVLVTHDPGAVDALQPERVILLPDGTEDHWSDDYRDLIQLA; translated from the coding sequence GTGATCACCGCGACCGGCCTGGAGTTGCGCGCCGGCTCACGTGTCCTGCTCTCCGGCGCCACGCTACGAGTGCGGCCGGGGGATCGCATCGGGCTCGTCGGCCGTAACGGCGCGGGTAAGACCACCACCTTGCGAGTGCTGGCCGGGGAGAGCCGGCCCCATGCCGGGCAGGTGAGCAACGCCGGCGAGTTCGGCTACCTGCCGCAGGACCCGCGCGAAGGCGACCTCTCCGTGACCGCGCGAGATCGTGTGCTCTCCGCCCGAGGTCTGGACACGCTGCTCGCCGAGATGATCAAGGCACAGACCGCGATGGCGGAACTGGTGGACGAGCGCGAACGGGACCGGGCGATCGCCCGCTACGGCCGGCTGGAGGAACGGTTCGCCGCGCTCGGCGGCTACGCCGCGGAAAGCGAAGCGGCGCGGATCTGCGCGAACCTCGGCCTGGAGGACCGCATCCTGGCCCAACCGCTACGCACCCTCTCCGGCGGCCAGCGTCGCCGGGTGGAGCTGGCCCGTATCCTGTTCACCGCCTCCGAAGCGAGCGCCGGCGGCCGGTCGGGAACCACACTGCTACTCGACGAGCCCACCAACCATCTCGACGCCGACTCCATCTCCTGGCTCCGCGGCTACCTCCGCAACCACGACGGCGGCCTGGTAGTGATCAGCCATGACGTGGACCTGCTGGCCGACGTCGTGAACAAGGTGTGGTTCCTCGACGCCACCCGCGGCGAGGCCGACATCTACAACATGGACTGGCACCGCTACCTGACCACCCGGGCCGACGACGAAGCCCGCCGACGGCGGGAACGGGCCAACGCCGAGAAGAAGGCGTCGGCCCTGCAGCGGCAGGCCGCGAAGATGGGCGCAACAGCTACCAAGGCGACCGCGGCGAAGAACATGGCACGACGCGCCGACCGGCTCCTGTCCGGCCTCGACGAGGTACGCCGGTCCGACAAGGTCGCCAGGATCACCTTCCCCGCCCCGGCTCCCTGCGGAAGGACACCGCTCACCGCCACCGGACTGTCGAAGTCCTACGGTTCGCTGGAGATCTTCACCGGAGTCGACCTCGCGATCGACCGTGGCTCCCGCGTCGTCGTCCTCGGCCTCAACGGCGCCGGCAAGACCACCCTGCTGCGCCTGCTCGGCGGCATGGGCACACCGGACACCGGCAGCGTCATCCCCGGGCATGGCCTGCGGATCGGCTACTACGCCCAAGAGCACGACACCCTCGACCACGACGACACGGTCTGGCACAACGTGCGACACGCGGCACCGGACACCGACGCCCAGCAGTTGCAGAACCTGCTCGGCGCGTTCCTGCTGACCGGTGAGCAACTCGACCAACCCGCCGGAACACTCTCCGGCGGCGAGAAGACCCGGCTGGCGCTCGCCGGCTTGGTCTCCAGCGCGGCGAACGTCCTGCTGCTGGACGAACCGACCAACAACCTCGATCCGGCCAGCCGCGAACAGGTTCTCGACGCGCTCCGCAGCTATACCGGCGCCGTCGTCCTGGTCACCCACGACCCCGGTGCGGTCGACGCCTTGCAACCCGAACGGGTCATCCTGCTGCCCGACGGCACCGAGGATCACTGGTCGGACGACTATCGTGACCTGATTCAGCTTGCCTGA
- a CDS encoding ribonuclease J, producing the protein MTVDAAAAANRLPQLPPDALRVVAFGGLGEVGRNMTVFESQGKLLVVDCGVLFPEEHQPGVDVILPDWGAIRDRLSDVVAIVLTHGHEDHIGGVPYLLRERPDIPLIGSRLTLSFVGAKLAEHRIQPITIEVREGQKLSRAPFELEFLAVNHSIPDGLAIAIRTPAGMVLHTGDFKMDQFPLDNRITDLRGFARLGEEGVDLFLVDSTNADVPGFTTAERDLTPAIDAVFRGTPRRVVVSSFASHVHRIQQVLDAAHAHGRKVAFVGRSMVRNMGLAAELGYLRVPDGLVVDQKTTDRLPAHQITLVCTGSQGEPMAALSRMATGTHTITVGHGDTVLLASSLIPGNENAIYRVINGLTAQGANVVHKGNAKVHVSGHASAGELVYCYNIVQPSNVVPVHGEVRHLRANADLALSTGAHHDRVLLAGNGDVIDLHHGHARITGSVEVHNIYVDGQTVGGVTEASLAQRRELGAQGVLTVVALIDTDTGQLAEEPDIIARGFEYSPADFEPLGPALDKALSKAAERKITTIGALEDIIARETAKWVRNAFGRQPVVIPIVVEA; encoded by the coding sequence ATGACTGTTGATGCCGCGGCCGCGGCGAACCGTCTTCCGCAGCTTCCTCCCGACGCGCTCCGTGTGGTGGCGTTCGGGGGGCTGGGAGAAGTCGGCCGGAACATGACGGTGTTCGAATCCCAGGGCAAGCTGCTCGTCGTCGACTGTGGAGTGCTCTTCCCCGAAGAGCACCAGCCTGGCGTGGACGTGATCCTGCCGGACTGGGGTGCCATCCGCGACCGGTTGTCCGACGTGGTGGCCATCGTGCTGACCCACGGCCACGAGGACCACATCGGCGGCGTGCCCTACCTGCTGCGCGAGCGGCCGGACATTCCGCTCATCGGTTCCCGGCTCACCCTGAGCTTTGTCGGCGCCAAGCTCGCCGAGCACCGCATCCAACCCATCACGATCGAGGTCCGCGAGGGCCAGAAACTCAGCCGCGCACCGTTCGAACTGGAGTTCCTCGCGGTCAACCACTCCATCCCGGACGGTCTGGCGATCGCGATCCGGACCCCGGCCGGTATGGTGCTGCACACCGGCGACTTCAAGATGGACCAGTTTCCGCTGGACAACCGGATCACCGATCTGCGGGGCTTCGCCCGGCTCGGCGAGGAGGGCGTCGACCTGTTCCTGGTCGACTCCACCAACGCCGACGTGCCCGGCTTCACCACCGCCGAACGCGACCTGACCCCCGCCATCGACGCGGTGTTTCGCGGCACCCCGCGACGGGTGGTCGTCTCCAGCTTCGCCAGCCACGTCCATCGCATCCAGCAGGTACTCGACGCCGCGCACGCCCACGGCCGCAAGGTCGCCTTCGTCGGCCGGTCGATGGTCCGCAACATGGGCCTCGCGGCCGAGCTGGGCTATCTCCGGGTGCCCGACGGGCTCGTCGTCGACCAGAAGACCACCGACCGGCTACCCGCACACCAGATCACCCTGGTGTGTACCGGCTCGCAGGGCGAACCCATGGCGGCGCTGTCGCGCATGGCCACCGGCACCCACACCATCACCGTCGGCCACGGCGACACCGTGCTGCTGGCAAGCTCCCTGATCCCGGGCAACGAGAACGCGATCTACCGGGTGATCAACGGGCTGACCGCGCAGGGCGCGAACGTCGTGCACAAGGGCAACGCCAAGGTACACGTCTCCGGGCACGCCAGCGCCGGCGAACTCGTCTACTGCTACAACATCGTGCAACCGTCCAACGTCGTGCCGGTCCATGGCGAGGTACGCCACCTCAGGGCCAACGCCGACCTCGCCCTCAGCACAGGCGCGCACCACGACAGGGTCCTGCTCGCCGGCAACGGTGACGTCATCGACCTGCACCACGGTCACGCCAGGATCACCGGCAGCGTCGAGGTCCACAACATCTACGTGGACGGCCAGACGGTCGGCGGCGTCACCGAGGCATCCCTCGCCCAACGACGCGAACTCGGTGCCCAGGGCGTGCTCACCGTCGTGGCCCTGATCGACACCGATACCGGCCAGCTCGCCGAGGAGCCCGACATCATCGCCCGCGGCTTCGAATACTCCCCCGCCGACTTCGAGCCGCTGGGCCCCGCCCTCGACAAGGCCCTCAGCAAAGCGGCCGAACGCAAGATCACGACCATCGGCGCGCTCGAAGACATCATCGCCCGCGAGACGGCGAAGTGGGTGCGCAACGCCTTCGGCCGCCAGCCCGTGGTCATCCCCATCGTCGTCGAGGCCTGA
- a CDS encoding MerR family transcriptional regulator, whose translation MGEHMRIGEVARRTGLSLRAIRRCAEDGLVQASARGQGGVHLYTGQDLVRLHLVRRMEHLGFDVARMRDLLAALPSGTPATGEEDSTRLAELVAAAEGRCGELRAAVVAAEEFAAALRRIADHMRILSDSRTTSTAW comes from the coding sequence GTGGGCGAGCACATGCGGATCGGCGAGGTGGCCCGCCGGACAGGTCTGTCGCTGCGCGCGATCCGCCGTTGTGCGGAGGATGGCTTGGTCCAGGCCAGCGCCCGCGGTCAGGGTGGTGTCCACCTCTACACCGGCCAGGACCTGGTCCGCCTGCACCTCGTCCGGCGCATGGAGCACCTCGGATTCGACGTGGCGCGGATGCGCGACCTGCTGGCCGCATTGCCGTCCGGCACGCCGGCCACTGGGGAGGAAGACAGTACCCGGCTGGCCGAGCTCGTGGCCGCGGCCGAGGGGCGCTGCGGAGAGCTGCGCGCCGCCGTTGTGGCCGCCGAGGAGTTCGCTGCGGCGCTGCGGAGGATCGCCGACCATATGCGGATCTTGTCCGACAGCCGGACTACGTCAACGGCTTGGTAA
- a CDS encoding MerR family transcriptional regulator: MQIGEVAERTGLSLRTIRYYEEVELVVPSAHSQGGFRLYTEPDVNRLTLAKRMKSLGFQLEEMLELLAILDPVPDGPRIDDPASRLAEFAVIAERRCAELRAQLRSAEEFANLLRAQLALSRRERRP; encoded by the coding sequence ATGCAGATCGGCGAGGTCGCCGAGCGCACCGGCCTGTCGCTGCGCACGATTCGCTACTACGAAGAGGTGGAGCTGGTCGTTCCCAGCGCCCACAGCCAGGGCGGGTTCCGCCTCTACACCGAGCCCGACGTGAACAGACTGACCCTCGCCAAACGCATGAAGTCGCTGGGCTTCCAGCTGGAGGAGATGCTCGAGCTGCTGGCGATCCTCGATCCGGTTCCTGACGGCCCCCGGATCGATGATCCGGCGTCCCGGCTGGCCGAGTTCGCCGTGATCGCCGAGCGCCGGTGCGCAGAGCTACGTGCGCAGCTGCGCAGTGCCGAGGAGTTCGCGAACCTGCTCCGCGCCCAGCTCGCCCTTTCCCGGCGGGAGCGGCGGCCATGA
- a CDS encoding MerR family transcriptional regulator: MGERMQIGEVAERTGLSLRTIRYYEEVGLVVPSARSQGGFRLYTEPDLDRLQLAKRMKPLGFQLEEIRELLTILAPTGNTTEVEDPAGRLTEFSAAAERACDDLRDKLRAAEEFALMLRTHKATAGRKSKRPATAARPRR; the protein is encoded by the coding sequence GTGGGTGAGCGGATGCAGATCGGCGAGGTGGCCGAGCGCACCGGCCTGTCGCTGCGCACGATCCGCTACTACGAGGAAGTCGGCCTAGTGGTGCCGAGCGCCCGCAGCCAGGGCGGCTTCCGGCTCTACACCGAGCCGGACCTCGACCGGCTGCAGTTGGCGAAACGCATGAAACCGCTGGGTTTCCAGCTCGAAGAGATACGCGAGCTACTGACGATCCTGGCGCCCACCGGAAACACGACCGAGGTCGAGGACCCGGCCGGGCGGCTGACCGAGTTCAGCGCCGCCGCCGAGCGGGCGTGCGACGACCTACGCGACAAGCTACGCGCCGCCGAGGAGTTCGCCCTCATGCTGCGCACCCACAAGGCCACCGCGGGGCGGAAGAGCAAGCGCCCGGCAACCGCGGCCCGCCCCCGGCGCTGA
- a CDS encoding DUF2795 domain-containing protein, which translates to MDSVEESRPRPLTVHELSDHIEDAFVSAEVGVADLLDAAIRGHARPVVFAALNRLPQRRFHSVLDVLSELPEVSVDGGHPGGSVAPTPRISPGGGT; encoded by the coding sequence ATGGACAGCGTTGAGGAGAGTCGGCCAAGGCCGCTCACCGTGCACGAGTTGAGCGACCACATCGAGGACGCGTTTGTCTCCGCCGAGGTGGGTGTGGCCGACCTGTTGGATGCGGCGATTCGTGGCCACGCGAGGCCGGTGGTGTTCGCCGCGCTGAACCGGCTGCCGCAGCGGCGGTTCCACTCGGTGCTGGACGTGTTGAGCGAACTGCCGGAAGTGTCCGTGGACGGCGGTCACCCCGGCGGCTCAGTGGCACCCACGCCGCGGATCTCACCCGGAGGCGGCACCTGA
- a CDS encoding DUF2795 domain-containing protein, with translation MVDIEDQNTSGVTRIEIIDAVEHAFADASATKQEIIDAAIQQEARTELLAVLDRLPDRGYRHVRDLWDHLPDIPFGD, from the coding sequence GTGGTAGACATCGAAGACCAGAACACATCCGGCGTCACCCGAATTGAGATCATCGACGCCGTCGAACACGCCTTCGCCGACGCGTCGGCGACGAAGCAGGAGATCATCGACGCCGCGATCCAGCAGGAGGCCCGCACCGAGTTGCTCGCGGTGCTTGACCGGCTGCCCGATCGTGGCTACCGGCACGTCCGTGACCTGTGGGATCACCTGCCGGACATCCCGTTCGGCGACTGA
- a CDS encoding HelD family protein, whose protein sequence is MFGDYIADVLPELGEEQVAEIDFDTIAGRFLAKVTGYETFSEQVVTLLDQVDDAAAARMRYKATPEFVTRLEDWIASRPHEEFTPGDIERKHKRLSADWVADLFHESPTLPVFTRLERVANAAVHKLKHEVLDKGGKWAAADTASIRKQVRAMFPHKDAFAIYRAFYTADPARRGLFQPLGRKKIEYADVFPLIYTMIRTSRQESYSHIRHLLVDEMQDYTPIQYAVLRELFSCQMTILGDANQSVNPFSSSSLATIRSIFPEADCLELCKSYRSTSEITEFAQNISRNDKLVPIERHGPPPQVIACTDRRDEQAQIRTLIKRHQNSDHRSLGIICKTLDQATTLAKVLSEAGVELTFLDYDSTTFAGGIIITSAHIAKGLEFDTVIVPHVDEDNYATDMDKSMLYIACTRAMHQLHLTHDGPLTRLLAFAQATQSLVGVDDADQAETRDHATDARVG, encoded by the coding sequence GTGTTCGGGGACTACATCGCCGATGTGCTTCCCGAGCTGGGTGAGGAGCAGGTCGCGGAGATTGACTTCGACACGATCGCAGGCAGGTTCCTGGCGAAGGTCACCGGCTACGAGACGTTCAGCGAGCAGGTGGTCACGCTGCTCGACCAGGTCGATGACGCGGCGGCCGCACGCATGCGCTACAAGGCCACGCCCGAGTTCGTCACCCGCCTCGAGGACTGGATCGCCTCCCGCCCGCACGAGGAGTTCACACCAGGAGACATCGAGCGCAAGCACAAGCGGCTCTCCGCGGACTGGGTGGCGGACCTGTTCCACGAGTCGCCGACCCTTCCGGTCTTCACCCGGCTCGAGCGCGTCGCCAATGCCGCCGTGCACAAGCTCAAACACGAGGTGCTGGACAAGGGTGGCAAGTGGGCAGCTGCCGACACCGCCAGCATCCGCAAGCAGGTCCGCGCCATGTTCCCCCACAAGGACGCGTTCGCCATCTACCGGGCGTTCTACACCGCCGATCCGGCCCGGCGCGGCCTGTTCCAGCCACTCGGGCGGAAGAAGATCGAGTACGCCGACGTGTTTCCGCTGATCTACACCATGATCAGGACATCCCGACAGGAGAGCTACAGCCATATCCGGCACCTGCTGGTCGACGAGATGCAGGACTACACGCCCATCCAGTACGCGGTGCTGCGCGAGCTCTTCTCCTGCCAGATGACGATCCTCGGCGACGCCAACCAGTCGGTGAACCCGTTCAGCTCCTCCTCCCTGGCCACCATCCGCAGCATCTTCCCGGAGGCCGACTGCCTGGAGCTGTGCAAGAGCTACCGCTCCACCAGCGAGATCACCGAGTTCGCCCAGAACATCTCGCGCAACGACAAGCTCGTCCCGATCGAGCGCCACGGGCCGCCACCTCAGGTCATCGCCTGCACCGACCGGCGGGACGAGCAGGCACAGATCCGGACCCTCATCAAGCGGCACCAGAACAGCGACCACCGCTCGCTCGGCATCATCTGCAAAACCCTCGACCAGGCGACAACACTGGCCAAGGTCCTGTCCGAGGCCGGTGTCGAACTGACCTTCCTCGACTACGACAGCACCACGTTCGCCGGCGGCATCATCATCACCTCGGCACACATCGCCAAGGGACTGGAGTTCGACACCGTGATCGTCCCGCACGTGGACGAGGACAACTACGCCACCGACATGGACAAGTCCATGCTCTACATCGCCTGCACCAGAGCCATGCACCAGCTCCACCTGACCCACGACGGACCGCTCACCCGCCTCCTGGCGTTCGCGCAGGCCACGCAGAGCCTGGTCGGCGTCGACGACGCCGACCAGGCGGAGACCCGCGACCACGCGACGGACGCCCGAGTGGGCTGA
- a CDS encoding nitroreductase/quinone reductase family protein codes for MPNDNQTIDEFRANHGRLGGPLGERRIVLLTTTAASGTPRTTPVEFLHDQQPDGGRRMLILAADDTGNRPAWYQDLSTHPQVTVETGVFTFDAEAETVPDEEQDCLVTRAAEADPVWADRQAAADRVIPVVALRPFGGAANADREGDFLQQIHGAFRHELALIRKEVAASGPRLGAQLRINCLTLCQGLQHHHTSEDDQMYPALDEQHPELAPTLARLRQEHRQIAALLEQLQDAVSATDPVTVLAEVERLTTEVEAHLDYEEQQLIPVLNNMTLP; via the coding sequence ATGCCCAACGACAACCAGACCATCGACGAGTTCCGCGCCAACCACGGACGACTCGGCGGCCCGCTCGGCGAACGCCGCATCGTCCTACTGACCACCACCGCCGCGTCCGGCACACCCCGCACCACTCCCGTCGAGTTCCTGCACGACCAACAACCCGACGGCGGCAGGCGCATGCTGATCCTTGCCGCCGACGACACCGGCAACCGGCCCGCCTGGTACCAGGACCTCAGCACGCACCCCCAGGTCACCGTCGAGACCGGGGTGTTCACCTTTGACGCCGAAGCCGAGACCGTGCCCGACGAAGAGCAGGACTGCCTGGTCACCCGCGCCGCGGAAGCCGACCCCGTCTGGGCCGACCGCCAGGCCGCCGCCGATCGCGTGATCCCTGTTGTCGCGCTGCGCCCGTTCGGTGGCGCCGCCAACGCCGACCGGGAAGGCGACTTCCTCCAGCAGATCCACGGCGCTTTCCGGCACGAGCTCGCCCTCATCCGCAAGGAGGTCGCCGCCTCTGGGCCGAGACTGGGCGCGCAGCTCCGGATCAACTGCCTCACCCTGTGTCAGGGCCTGCAACACCATCACACCAGCGAAGACGACCAGATGTACCCGGCGCTCGACGAGCAGCACCCCGAGCTTGCCCCCACCTTGGCCCGCCTCCGCCAGGAACATCGCCAGATCGCGGCCCTGCTCGAGCAGCTGCAGGACGCCGTCTCCGCCACCGACCCCGTCACCGTGCTCGCCGAGGTCGAACGGCTCACCACCGAGGTCGAAGCCCACCTCGACTACGAAGAACAGCAACTCATCCCGGTCCTCAACAACATGACACTGCCCTAG
- a CDS encoding SulP family inorganic anion transporter, producing MPSFPSLSPARLRTPRPAWLSPRVARTEILAGLVVALALIPEAISFSIIAGVDPSVGLFASFTMAVVISVVGGRAAMISASTGAIALVVAPLAREYGLGHLIAAVVLGGLFQILLGSLGVARLMRFIPRSVMVGFVNALAILIFMAQVPELVDVPWAVYPLFAGGLVLMMLFPRITKAVPAPLVSIVALTGLTVAAGIAVPTVGDKGALPSSLPTPGVPDVSFTVDTLALIAPYALAFALVGLMESLMTAKLVDDITDTHSNKTREAIGQGVANVVTGFFGGMGGCAMIGQTMINVKTAGARTRLSTFLAGVFLLVLCLALGPVVSDIPMAALVAVMVLVAFATFDWHSVAPGTLKRMPAGEITVMVVTVAVVVVTHNLAVGVVAGSITAMVLFARRVAHLVEVTAAIDPEGRQVVYAVTGELFFASSNDLVYQFDYTGDPDSVVIDLTDAHIWDASTVAALDAITTKYQSRGKTVEIVGLNKRSATMHRRLSGELAGSH from the coding sequence GTGCCTTCTTTCCCGTCCCTGTCGCCTGCTCGCCTGCGCACCCCGCGCCCGGCCTGGCTGTCGCCCAGGGTCGCCCGTACCGAGATCCTCGCCGGTCTGGTGGTCGCGCTGGCGCTGATCCCGGAAGCGATCTCGTTCTCCATCATCGCCGGAGTGGACCCGAGTGTCGGCCTGTTCGCCTCGTTCACCATGGCGGTGGTGATCTCGGTGGTCGGCGGCCGGGCCGCGATGATCTCCGCGTCCACCGGGGCCATCGCGCTCGTGGTCGCCCCGCTCGCCCGCGAGTACGGCCTCGGTCACCTGATCGCGGCGGTCGTCCTCGGTGGGTTGTTCCAGATCCTGCTCGGCTCGCTCGGGGTGGCGCGGCTGATGCGCTTCATCCCGCGCAGCGTGATGGTCGGCTTCGTCAACGCGCTGGCCATCCTCATCTTCATGGCGCAGGTGCCCGAGCTGGTCGACGTGCCATGGGCGGTCTACCCGCTGTTCGCGGGTGGTCTCGTGTTGATGATGCTGTTTCCCAGGATCACCAAGGCGGTACCGGCACCCCTGGTGTCCATTGTGGCCCTGACGGGGTTGACCGTCGCCGCCGGGATCGCGGTGCCGACAGTGGGGGACAAGGGCGCGCTGCCGTCGTCGCTGCCCACGCCGGGTGTTCCGGACGTATCGTTCACTGTGGACACACTGGCGCTCATCGCACCGTACGCGCTGGCGTTCGCGCTGGTGGGCCTGATGGAGTCGCTGATGACGGCCAAGCTGGTGGACGACATCACCGACACCCACTCGAACAAGACCCGCGAGGCGATCGGGCAGGGCGTCGCCAACGTGGTCACCGGGTTCTTCGGTGGCATGGGCGGCTGCGCGATGATCGGCCAGACCATGATCAACGTCAAGACGGCGGGCGCGCGGACCCGGCTGTCCACCTTCCTGGCCGGGGTGTTCCTCCTGGTGCTGTGCCTCGCACTCGGTCCGGTGGTCTCGGATATCCCGATGGCCGCGCTGGTGGCGGTGATGGTGCTGGTCGCGTTCGCCACCTTCGACTGGCACAGCGTCGCGCCCGGCACGCTGAAGCGGATGCCGGCCGGTGAGATCACCGTGATGGTCGTGACAGTGGCCGTGGTCGTGGTGACCCACAACCTCGCGGTCGGCGTGGTCGCCGGGTCGATCACCGCGATGGTGCTGTTCGCCCGCAGGGTGGCGCACCTGGTCGAGGTCACCGCGGCCATCGACCCCGAAGGCAGGCAGGTCGTGTACGCGGTGACCGGCGAGTTGTTCTTCGCCTCCAGCAACGACCTCGTATACCAGTTCGACTACACCGGCGACCCGGACAGTGTGGTCATCGACCTCACCGACGCCCACATCTGGGACGCGTCCACCGTCGCCGCGCTGGACGCGATCACCACGAAATACCAGTCCCGCGGCAAGACCGTGGAGATCGTGGGTCTCAACAAGCGCAGCGCCACCATGCACCGCAGGCTCTCCGGCGAACTCGCCGGCAGCCACTAG
- a CDS encoding antibiotic biosynthesis monooxygenase family protein — MAARFPVVDRADVATVLIAQYDVDTSRQRAEAAAFRAAWAGDWPGGVLSAACFISTDGTGVLTYAQSAVEQPSTALPGAREQPLVYRLHHSITTPDDTRIPGCLVTALFATEGPEQQRRFVDALLAALPEGEGHPGAISAHFHLSTDGTRLLNYTEWTSEQAHHEAAASGAHDELHELFTSFPGVRSLRGKRYHLAHALDASEF; from the coding sequence GTGGCAGCACGGTTTCCCGTTGTCGATCGAGCCGACGTCGCGACCGTCCTGATCGCTCAGTACGATGTGGACACGTCAAGGCAGCGGGCCGAGGCCGCCGCCTTCCGCGCCGCCTGGGCGGGCGACTGGCCCGGTGGCGTCCTGTCCGCCGCGTGCTTTATCAGTACCGACGGCACCGGGGTCCTGACCTACGCACAAAGTGCCGTCGAACAGCCATCCACCGCCCTGCCCGGCGCCCGGGAACAGCCGCTGGTCTACCGGCTGCACCACAGCATCACCACGCCGGACGACACCCGGATACCGGGCTGCCTGGTGACCGCACTGTTCGCCACCGAAGGGCCCGAGCAGCAACGCCGGTTCGTCGACGCGTTGCTGGCCGCGCTGCCCGAGGGCGAGGGCCATCCCGGGGCGATCTCCGCGCACTTCCACCTCAGCACCGACGGCACCCGCCTGCTCAACTACACCGAGTGGACCTCGGAGCAAGCCCACCACGAGGCCGCCGCCAGCGGTGCGCACGATGAGTTGCACGAGCTGTTCACCAGCTTCCCCGGCGTGCGTTCCCTGCGCGGCAAGCGCTACCACCTCGCGCACGCCCTGGACGCTTCCGAGTTCTAG